A section of the Nitrospiraceae bacterium genome encodes:
- a CDS encoding efflux RND transporter periplasmic adaptor subunit, with amino-acid sequence MNAAILRSVSAHLGNGNAVIRRSVGVFLILLAGCGQGGTSPPAPPPPMVEVVTVTTQDLPDEPEFIGQTEAFRPVEIRSQVTGIIKKVFFTEGRNVKQGDRLYLIDPVPFKAAYLSAKARVTQAEARLIQAKQDFARVKPLLTEQAVSQKDVDDALAEGLAAKAALEAAQGDLVKSRFDLSNTLIAAPIGGRISKSRFYEGRLVSAQTDLLTTIDQLDPMYVNVSVPETYLLRRRRELAAHRVQRPDLFQLRGVMTFADGSVYPHEGKLDFADVAIRSETGTLQGRFAFPNPEADLSPGKSYLYPGQFVRIRLKGYIRTDAILIPQRAVQQGPKGTFVNVIGPDDKVEVREVDATGWREGDWLIEDGLQPGERIVVEGFHRIQPGMQVNPVPFGNGDATSEKTSHENPTPSEATQENS; translated from the coding sequence ATGAATGCTGCCATACTCAGGTCCGTTTCAGCTCACTTGGGCAACGGAAACGCCGTGATCCGGAGGAGTGTCGGTGTATTCCTGATCCTTCTTGCAGGATGCGGGCAGGGAGGAACCTCACCCCCGGCTCCTCCACCGCCGATGGTGGAAGTGGTGACGGTGACCACCCAGGATCTCCCCGATGAACCGGAATTCATCGGACAAACCGAGGCCTTTCGCCCGGTGGAGATCCGGTCCCAGGTAACGGGCATCATTAAGAAGGTATTTTTCACGGAAGGCAGGAATGTCAAACAAGGAGACCGGCTGTACCTCATCGACCCGGTGCCCTTTAAAGCGGCGTATCTCAGTGCCAAAGCCAGGGTGACACAAGCGGAGGCTCGACTGATACAAGCGAAGCAGGATTTTGCCCGCGTCAAACCTCTCCTGACAGAACAAGCGGTCAGTCAAAAGGATGTGGACGATGCCCTGGCGGAAGGATTAGCCGCCAAAGCCGCTTTGGAAGCGGCGCAGGGTGATCTGGTCAAGTCCAGGTTTGACCTGAGTAACACTCTGATCGCGGCTCCGATCGGGGGACGTATTTCGAAAAGCCGGTTTTATGAAGGACGTCTGGTCTCTGCCCAGACAGATCTGCTGACCACTATCGATCAGTTGGACCCCATGTATGTGAATGTCTCTGTTCCGGAAACATATTTGTTGCGGAGGAGGCGTGAGCTGGCGGCCCACAGAGTCCAGAGGCCCGATCTTTTTCAATTACGCGGAGTCATGACGTTCGCAGACGGCAGTGTCTATCCTCATGAAGGAAAGCTGGATTTTGCCGATGTGGCCATCCGGTCGGAGACGGGAACCTTGCAGGGGCGGTTTGCCTTTCCCAATCCTGAGGCCGATCTTTCTCCAGGCAAATCCTATTTGTATCCCGGACAATTCGTCCGCATCCGGCTGAAGGGATATATCCGGACCGATGCGATTTTGATTCCTCAGCGTGCGGTTCAGCAGGGGCCTAAAGGCACATTTGTGAATGTAATCGGACCCGACGATAAAGTCGAAGTGCGTGAAGTGGACGCCACCGGTTGGCGTGAGGGCGATTGGCTCATTGAAGACGGCCTTCAGCCGGGTGAGCGGATCGTCGTTGAAGGATTTCATCGGATTCAACCGGGCATGCAGGTCAATCCCGTGCCGTTCGGGAATGGAGACGCCACATCGGAAAAAACGAGCCATGAGAATCCGACCCCTTCTGAAGCCACACAGGAGAACTCATGA